A DNA window from Betta splendens chromosome 6, fBetSpl5.4, whole genome shotgun sequence contains the following coding sequences:
- the faap24 gene encoding LOW QUALITY PROTEIN: Fanconi anemia core complex-associated protein 24 (The sequence of the model RefSeq protein was modified relative to this genomic sequence to represent the inferred CDS: substituted 1 base at 1 genomic stop codon): MLRSFSFNQSITIVYSLADGTIPHALLDLMKTGVGSVRPGSMEVQTPAVLNVVPPYGHIIASDRXRNSTLLHKLKGAGVNVLFEDELGEDFHLPNKSCVLYVSECDVIAGNGYRRKLVRFRNGCSSFQQLVLVENTALTEHYFPAVQRFVVFDLGLVLLPVCGQTDASQLLAHMVHGDGRENPFRRRPPSGLLEPLVLALVQHFPGVGPVKAVALLQHFPSIQQLCSAGPAELEPLVGPAAAQQIHSLFHG, encoded by the exons ATGCTCCGGAGTTTCAGCTTCAACCAGTCCATCACTATTGTTTACTCATTGGCAGATGGAACAATACCACATGCGTTGCTTGACCTTATGAAGACAGGGGTCGGTTCGGTTCGACCCGGTTCGATGGAGGTCCAGACGCCCGCTGTGCTTAACGTGGTGCCTCCGTACGGACACATTATCGCCAGCGATAGATGAAGAAACTCGACACTTCTTCACAAGCTAAAGG GAGCAGGTGTGAACGTCCTGTTTGAGGATGAGCTCGGGGAAGATTTCCACCTGCCGAACAAGAGCTGCGTCCTCTACGTGTCCGAATGTGACGTCATAGCAGGAAACGGCTACAGGCGGAAGCTGGTTCGCTTCAGAAAT GGCTGCAGCAGTttccagcagctggtgctggtggaaaaCACCGCCCTGACGGAGCACTACTTTCCCGCTGTGCAGAGGTTTGTGGTGTTTGACCTCGGCTTGGTTCTGCTGCCGGTGTGTGGACAGACGGACGCCTCGCAGCTCCTCGCTCACATG GTGCACGGCGACGGCAGAGAGAACCCCTTCAGGAGGAGGCCTCCGTCTgggctgctggagccgctggTCCTCGCGCTGGTGCAGCACTTTCCTGGTGTGGGCCCAGTCAAAGCTGTGGCACTGCTGCAGCACttccccagcatccagcagctctgcagcgccggccctgcagagctggagccCCTCGTGGGTCCGGCTGCTGCTCAACAAATCCACAGCTTGTTCCACGGTTAA
- the slc7a10b gene encoding asc-type amino acid transporter 1 isoform X1 produces MEGQSGSRSTCSRPRGTEPDGRKKKKIPDRVTLKKEIGLLSACTIIIGNIIGSGIFISPKGVLEHSGSVGLALVVWVLGGCIAALGSLCYAELGVTIPKSGGDYSYVTEIFGGLMGFLLLWSAVLIMYPTTLAVIALTFSSYVLQPVFPDCLPPYMATRMLSATCLLLLTWVNCSSVRMATRIQDVFTVGKLLALGLIILVGLVQIVGGECALSPAAGSWRERGTPVCCVAGNYEALAPPGAFSWDRAPSVGQIALAFLQASFAFSGWNFLNYVTEEVVDPRRNLPRAIYISIPLVTFVYTLTNIAYFSSMSPEELLSSNAVAVTFGEKLLGAFSVVMPISVALSTFGGINGYLFTASRLCFSGAREGHLPSLLAMIHCQSCTPIPALLVCCAATIVILCIGETHNLINYVSFINYLSYGVTIAGLLFYRWKRPGLYRPIKVTLLVPVCYLMFWALLLGFSLYSEPVVCGVGLVIMLTGVPVYFLGVHWKKRPKCIYNFIERATSVGQSLCFVVFPQLDPVEVSGPPEWTDRASGRSSLSAHP; encoded by the exons aTGGAGGGACAGAGCGGCAGCCGCAGCACCTGCTCCCGGCCACGCGGCACCGAACCGGAcggcaggaagaagaagaagatcccGGACAGGGTGACTCTGAAGAAGGAGATCGGGCTTCTGAGCGCCTGCACCATCATCATAG GGAACATCATCGGCTCCGGCATCTTCATCTCTCCTAAGGGGGTTCTGGAGCACTCTGGCTCGGTGGGTCTGGCGCTGGTGGTTTGGGTCCTGGGAGGCTGCATTGCTGCATTGGGCTCCCTGTGCTACGCTGAACTAGGCGTCACCATCCCCAAATCTGGAGGCGACTATTCCTATGTCACCGAGATCTTTGGTGGCCTCATGGG cttcctcctgctATGGAGCGCTGTCCTCATCATGTACCCGACAACACTGGCTGTGATCGCGCTCACCTTCTCCAGCTACGTGCTGCAGCCTGTCTTCCCGGACTGCCTTCCTCCCTACATGGCCACGAGGATGCTGTCGGCCACCTGCCTCT TGCTGCTCACCTGGGTGAACTGCTCCAGCGTTCGGATGGCCACCAGGATCCAGGACGTGTTCACCGTGGGCAAGCTGCTGGCTCTGGGCCTGATCATCTTGGTGGGCCTGGTGCAGATCGTGGGCGGTGAGTGcgctctgtctccagctgccggcagctggagggagagaggcacgcccgtgtgttgtgttgcagggaACTACGAGGCGCTGGCGCCGCCCGGGGCCTTCTCCTGGGACCGCGCGCCGTCCGTGGGCCAGATCGCGCTGGCGTTCCTTCAGGCCTCCTTCGCCTTCAGCGGGTGGAACTTCCTGAACTACGTCACGGAGGAAGTGGTCGATCCCAGACG GAACCTACCTCGCGCCATCTACATCTCCATCCCATTGGTGACCTTTGTGTACACGCTCACCAACATCGCGTACTTCTCCTCCATGTCGCCCGAGGAGCTGCTGTCCTCCAACGCTGTGGCTGTC ACGTTCGGGGAGAAGCTTCTGGGCGCGTTCTCCGTAGTGATGCCGATCTCCGTGGCGCTGTCCACCTTCGGGGGAATCAACGGTTACCTGTTCACGGCGTCCAG gttgTGCTTCTCCGGCGCCAGAGAGGGCCACCTACCCAGCCTGCTGGCCATGATCCACTGCCAGAGCTGCACCCCCATCCCGGCGCTGCTGGTCTGC TGCGCCGCCACCATAGTGATCCTTTGCATCGGGGAGACGCACAACCTCATCAACTACGTGTCCTTCATCAACTACCTGTCGTACGGCGTCACCATCGCGGGGCTGCTGTTCTACCGCTGGAAGAGGCCCGGCCTGTACCGACCCATCAAG GTGACGCTGCTGGTTCCGGTGTGTTACCTGATGTTCTGGGCCTTGCTGCTGGGCTTCAGTCTTTACTCAGAACCGGTGGTTTGTGGCGTGGGCCTGGTCATCATGCTCACTGGGGTTCCCGTCTACTTCCTGGGCGTCCATTGgaaaaaaaggccaaaatgCATCTACAACTTCATCG AGCGGGCCACGTCTGTGGGCCAGAGCTTGTGCTTCGTGGTCTTCCCTCAGCTCGACCCCGTGGAGGTCAGCGGGCCTCCGGAGTGGACGGACCGCGCGTCGGGCAGGAGCAGCTTGTCTGCGCATCCTTAA
- the slc7a10b gene encoding asc-type amino acid transporter 1 isoform X2: protein MEGQSGSRSTCSRPRGTEPDGRKKKKIPDRVTLKKEIGLLSACTIIIGNIIGSGIFISPKGVLEHSGSVGLALVVWVLGGCIAALGSLCYAELGVTIPKSGGDYSYVTEIFGGLMGFLLLWSAVLIMYPTTLAVIALTFSSYVLQPVFPDCLPPYMATRMLSATCLLLLTWVNCSSVRMATRIQDVFTVGKLLALGLIILVGLVQIVGGNYEALAPPGAFSWDRAPSVGQIALAFLQASFAFSGWNFLNYVTEEVVDPRRNLPRAIYISIPLVTFVYTLTNIAYFSSMSPEELLSSNAVAVTFGEKLLGAFSVVMPISVALSTFGGINGYLFTASRLCFSGAREGHLPSLLAMIHCQSCTPIPALLVCCAATIVILCIGETHNLINYVSFINYLSYGVTIAGLLFYRWKRPGLYRPIKVTLLVPVCYLMFWALLLGFSLYSEPVVCGVGLVIMLTGVPVYFLGVHWKKRPKCIYNFIERATSVGQSLCFVVFPQLDPVEVSGPPEWTDRASGRSSLSAHP, encoded by the exons aTGGAGGGACAGAGCGGCAGCCGCAGCACCTGCTCCCGGCCACGCGGCACCGAACCGGAcggcaggaagaagaagaagatcccGGACAGGGTGACTCTGAAGAAGGAGATCGGGCTTCTGAGCGCCTGCACCATCATCATAG GGAACATCATCGGCTCCGGCATCTTCATCTCTCCTAAGGGGGTTCTGGAGCACTCTGGCTCGGTGGGTCTGGCGCTGGTGGTTTGGGTCCTGGGAGGCTGCATTGCTGCATTGGGCTCCCTGTGCTACGCTGAACTAGGCGTCACCATCCCCAAATCTGGAGGCGACTATTCCTATGTCACCGAGATCTTTGGTGGCCTCATGGG cttcctcctgctATGGAGCGCTGTCCTCATCATGTACCCGACAACACTGGCTGTGATCGCGCTCACCTTCTCCAGCTACGTGCTGCAGCCTGTCTTCCCGGACTGCCTTCCTCCCTACATGGCCACGAGGATGCTGTCGGCCACCTGCCTCT TGCTGCTCACCTGGGTGAACTGCTCCAGCGTTCGGATGGCCACCAGGATCCAGGACGTGTTCACCGTGGGCAAGCTGCTGGCTCTGGGCCTGATCATCTTGGTGGGCCTGGTGCAGATCGTGGGCG ggaACTACGAGGCGCTGGCGCCGCCCGGGGCCTTCTCCTGGGACCGCGCGCCGTCCGTGGGCCAGATCGCGCTGGCGTTCCTTCAGGCCTCCTTCGCCTTCAGCGGGTGGAACTTCCTGAACTACGTCACGGAGGAAGTGGTCGATCCCAGACG GAACCTACCTCGCGCCATCTACATCTCCATCCCATTGGTGACCTTTGTGTACACGCTCACCAACATCGCGTACTTCTCCTCCATGTCGCCCGAGGAGCTGCTGTCCTCCAACGCTGTGGCTGTC ACGTTCGGGGAGAAGCTTCTGGGCGCGTTCTCCGTAGTGATGCCGATCTCCGTGGCGCTGTCCACCTTCGGGGGAATCAACGGTTACCTGTTCACGGCGTCCAG gttgTGCTTCTCCGGCGCCAGAGAGGGCCACCTACCCAGCCTGCTGGCCATGATCCACTGCCAGAGCTGCACCCCCATCCCGGCGCTGCTGGTCTGC TGCGCCGCCACCATAGTGATCCTTTGCATCGGGGAGACGCACAACCTCATCAACTACGTGTCCTTCATCAACTACCTGTCGTACGGCGTCACCATCGCGGGGCTGCTGTTCTACCGCTGGAAGAGGCCCGGCCTGTACCGACCCATCAAG GTGACGCTGCTGGTTCCGGTGTGTTACCTGATGTTCTGGGCCTTGCTGCTGGGCTTCAGTCTTTACTCAGAACCGGTGGTTTGTGGCGTGGGCCTGGTCATCATGCTCACTGGGGTTCCCGTCTACTTCCTGGGCGTCCATTGgaaaaaaaggccaaaatgCATCTACAACTTCATCG AGCGGGCCACGTCTGTGGGCCAGAGCTTGTGCTTCGTGGTCTTCCCTCAGCTCGACCCCGTGGAGGTCAGCGGGCCTCCGGAGTGGACGGACCGCGCGTCGGGCAGGAGCAGCTTGTCTGCGCATCCTTAA
- the dus2 gene encoding tRNA-dihydrouridine(20) synthase [NAD(P)+]-like: protein MAAGGLSFRNITALAPMVRVGTLPMRLLALDYGADVVYCEELIDIKMAQCRRVVNDELETVDFVAPDDRVMFRTCERERHRVVFQMGTADPDRALTVAQLVEKDVAAIDVNMGCPKEYSTKGGMGAALLSEPDKIEAILRKLVTGVSIPVTCKIRILPSLEESVALVQRIEKTGVAAVAVHGRFKDERPRHPVHCDYIEAVCRAVSVPIIANGGSLDLVKTHADIEEFRKATGASSVMLGRAAMWNASVFSSRGPLPVETVMEEYLRYAIRYDNHTFNTKYCLCQMLRDKVESPLGKQVQAAQTNAEISEAYGLQHFYQQTQDQLRAKRDALPGGGGTETERPVLDGDVTTMAVKFERREYPPHITPKMFLLEWSRKEKADQPLYRTEQRAQDRAFQATVTAAGRKFRSSLWEKSKKFAEQAAAIVCLRVLGIPEGRIGEEDSGLVCKRKREGKANGAADEERSKKRHVADVQQETEASQATASGEQLRAASR from the exons ATGGCAGCGGGCGGGCTCAGCTTCAGGAACATCACCGCCCTGGCTCCGATGGTTCGGGTGGGGACTCTGCCCATGAGGCTGCTGGCTCTGGACTATGGCGCTGATGTGGTTTACTGCGAG GAGCTGATTGACATTAAAATGGCCCAGTGCCGGAGGGTAGTGAACG aCGAGCTGGAGACGGTGGATTTCGTGGCTCCGGATGATCGAGTGATGTTCAGAACGTGCGAGAGGGAACGGCACCGGGTCGTCTTCCAGATG GGAACCGCAGACCCAGATAGAGCGCTGACGGTGGCTCAGCTTGT AGAGAAGGACGTGGCTGCGATCGACGTGAACATGGGATGTCCCAAGGAGTACTCCACTAAG GGAGGAATGGGAGCTGCTCTTCTGTCAGAGCCTGATAAGATCGAGGCG ATCCTCAGGAAACTTGTAACAGGAGTTTCAATTCCAGTGACGTGTAAAATTCGGATCCTGCCCTCG CTGGAGGAATCCGTGGCTTTGGTGCAGAGGATTGAGAAGACGGGAGTCGCTGCTGTGGCCGTTCACGGCAG GTTCAAGGACGAGCGGCCCAGACACCCGGTCCACTGTGACTACATCGAGGCCGTGTGCCGAGCCGTGTCGGTGCCCATCATCGCTAA CGGAGGCTCCTTGGATCTGGTGAAGACTCACGCCGACATCGAGGAGTTCAGGAAGGCGACGGGTGCCTCGTCCGTCATGTTGGGCCGCGCCGCCATGTGGAACGCCTCCGTGTTCAGCAGCCGGGGGCCACTTCCTGTGGAGACGGTCATGGAGGAGTATCTGAGATAT GCGATTCGGTACGACAACCACACCTTCAACACAAAGTACTGTTTGTGTCAGATGCTCAGAGACAAGGTGGAGTCTCCTCTGGGGAAGCAGGTGCAGGCGGCCCAGACCAACGCGGAGATCAG CGAGGCCTACGGGCTGCAGCACTTCTACCAGCAGACTCAGGATCAGCTGCGGGCCAAAAGGGACGCGctgcccggcggcggcggcactgAGACCGAGCGGCCCGTCCTGGACGGAGACGTCACCACCATGGCTGTCAAGTTTGAACG gagagaaTATCCTCCTCACATCACGCCCAAGATGTTCCTGTTGGAGTGGAGCCGCAAGGAGAAGGCGGACCAGCCGCTGTACAGGACG gaGCAGCGTGCGCAGGACCGAGCCTTCCAGGCGACCGTGACTGCAGCAGGGAGGAAGTTCAGGTCGTCTCTGTG GGAGAAGTCGAAGAAGTTCGCTGAACAAGCAGCCGCCATCGTCTGCCTGCGAGTGCTGGGGATCCCAGAGGGTCGCATCGGCGAGGAAGACTCCGGTCTGGTCTgcaagaggaagagggaggggaaggCGAACGGCGCCGCAGATGAAGAGAGGAGCAAGAAGCGTCACGTGGCCGACGTTCAGCAGGAAACGGAAGCGTCGCAGGCGACGGCCAGTGGtgagcagctcagagcagcCTCCAGATAA
- the nfatc3b gene encoding nuclear factor of activated T-cells, cytoplasmic 3, whose translation MSSLKYAEELDFRLIFEGDGRQAAAPDLHVKTLPTSSQPLAEPPVSQELQSHLPCHFTADTYQSQGPQGGAQGNLRAFDCPSIEITSIAPINHVETEISQEGLAAGGAEGGFLETSWSRDQLYLPLDHCYRDPALSQSPCSSLSSRSWMSDHSCESFSHVYDEEVELYDLPTLGSPAGSPLGSPGCGGGAFGVELWQQKYQHPSAFNPTLSPFQSPLQSPCHSPRTSVTEDSWLSRRPNSRPSSRPTSPCGKRRHTSAEPLTCSPSPHHSPSPTPGASPRGSVTDETWLGSSPGAPGPLQVSGCQDLDVPSKTRRTSGSQLGHVGPEDPPLGEEGHEQEGLAELVLHVPSHFSWNKPKPGNPPLFGALTPPPLDWPLPSQYDRYELKLEVQPKSYHRAHYETEGSRGAIKAAEGHPVVKLSGYSEQQLSLQLFIGTADDRYLRPHAFYQVHRVTGKTVTTTCQERLLGGTKVLEVPLLPENSMSTSIDCAGILKLRNADIELKKGETDIGRKNTRVRVVFRVGIPQWDRQLLWLQTLSIPVECSQRSGQELPQVDSFSPTSCSVNGGEELLIRGSNISTQSRVMFMERGPDGRSLWEMDARVVPEKSSESSIVVEVPRYNKKTPGPVQVQFYVSNGKRRKSLAQNFTFHLSPAAGALLVKQEPWEREHVSHHPPAFTFYDSSDLSVHRAPRSHQTHPLHHPPVSSTTLFPHTSPAITPQIPLQSSIITPRAFTGPPQVSALPPQTSSLPSQVSTMQTPPFPTHPPTSLALQSSPVVPQREQSSCLSSCRSFVPPTDGQKSSLSTSPGQVLNIKQEPEEQPSLGSLGLQEITLDDVNEIIDRDISSLSSSVRPDQFDQYDWQHGSSGAMRFCGGPQ comes from the exons ATGTCCTCGCTGAAGTACGCGGAGGAGCTGGACTTCAGGCTGATCTTCGAGGGTGACGGCAGACAAGCGGCAG ctccAGATCTTCATGTGAAGACTCTTCCTACCTCCTCGCAGCCTCTGGCTGAGCCTCCCGTCAGCCAGGAGCTGCAGAGTCACCTTCCCTGTCACTTCACTGCAGACACCTACCAGTCCCAGGGGCCCCAGGGTGGAGCCCAGGGGAACCTCAGAGCCTTTGACTGCCCAAGTATTGAGATCACTTCCATCGCACCCATCAACCATGTGGAGACAGAGATTAGCCAGGAAGGTTTGGCAGCGGGAGGCGCTGAGGGGGGCTTTCTGGAGACATCGTGGTCCAGAGACCAGCTCTACCTGCCCCTGGACCACTGCTACCGGGATCCAGCGCTCTCCCAGAGCCCCTGCAGCAGCCTCTCATCCAGGAGCTGGATGTCTGACCATTCTTGCGAGTCCTTCTCACACGTCTATGATGAGGAGGTTGAGCTTTATGATCTTCCCACCCTGGGATCTCCTGCTGGGTCTCCCCTGGGGTCCCCAGGCTGTGGGGGTGGAGCTTTCGGTGTGGAATTATGGCAACAAAAATACCAGCATCCCTCGGCATTTAACCCGACGCTGTCACCCTTTCAGTCGCCACTTCAGTCTCCTTGTCATTCACCTCGCACCAGTGTCACAGAGGACAGCTGGCTTAGTCGACGGCCCAACTCCAG GCCGTCGTCCAGACCCACTTCTCCCTGTGGAAAGAGGCGACACACCAGCGCTGAACCCCTCACCTGTTCGCCCTCCCCCCACCACTCACCCAGCCCGACACCTGGTGCCTCTCCAAGGGGCAGCGTCACCGATGAAACCTGGCTGGGATCCTCCCCTGGGGCGCCCGGGCCCCTTCAGGTGTCTGGCTGCCAAGACCTGGACGTTCCTTCCAAGACCAGGAGGACGTCAGGGAGTCAGCTGGGCCATGTGGGCCCGGAAGACCCCCcgctgggggaggagggacaTGAACAGGAAGGCCTGGCTGAGCTCGTGCTGCACGTGCCTTCACACTTCAGCTGGAACAAACCTAAGCCTGGAAACCCCCCTCTGTTCGG GGCCTtgacccctcctcctctggattGGCCCCTGCCCAGCCAGTATGACCGGTatgagctgaagctggaggttCAGCCCAAGTCCTACCACCGGGCTCATTATGAGACGGAGGGCAGCCGAGGGGCCATTAAGGCAGCTGAAGGACACcctgttgttaag CTCAGTGGAtacagtgagcagcagctcagcctccagctgttCATCGGCACGGCAGACGACCGCTACCTTCGCCCCCACGCCTTCTACCAGGTGCACCGCGTGACGGGGAAGACGGTCACCACCACCTGCCAGGAGAGGCTCCTAGGTGGCACCAAAGTGCTGGAGGTCCCCCTGCTTCCAGAAAACAGCATGTCCACgag CATCGACTGCGCCGGCATCCTGAAGCTGCGCAACGCCGACATCGAGCTGAAGAAAGGAGAGACGGACATCGGGCGGAAGAACACCAGGGTGCGCGTTGTGTTCAGGGTCGGCATCCCTCAGTGGGACcgtcagctgctgtggctgcagacgctgTCCATCCCCGTGGAGTGTT CCCAGCGCTCTGGTCAGGAGCTTCCTCAGGTCGACAGCTTCAGTccaaccagctgctctgtgaacgGAGGAGAAGAACTGCTGATCCGTGGCAGCAACATCTCCACCCAGTCCAGAGTGATGTTCATGGAAAGGGGCCCTG ACGGCCGGTCGCTGTGGGAGATGGATGCCAGGGTTGTGCCAGAAAAGAGCAGTGAA AGCAGCATTGTGGTGGAGGTCCCTCGTTACAACAAGAAGACCCCCGGGCCGGTACAGGTCCAGTTCTACGTCTCCAAtgggaagagaagaaaaagtcTAGCACAGAACTTCACCTTTCATCTCAgccctgcagcaggagctctgCTCGTCAAGCAGGAGCCCTGGGAGCGGGAGCACGTCTCCCATCATCCGCCTGCTTTCACTTTTTATGATTCCTCCGACCTTTCAGTTCATCGTGCTCCTCGATCCCACCAAACCCATCCTCTCCATcatcctcccgtctcctccaccacccTGTTTCCTCACACCTCACCAGCCATAACTCCCCAGATTCCTCTTCAGAGCTCCATCATAACCCCTCGGGCCTTCACCGGCCCCCCTCAGGTCTCCGCATTGCCACCTCAGACCTCCTCACTCCCCTCTCAGGTCTCCACTATGCAGACCCCGCCCTTCCCCACCCACCCTCCGACCTCCCTGGCCCTCCAAAGCTCCCCTGTTGTACCTCAGAGGGAACAGTCTTCATGTCTAAGCTCCTGTAGATCCTTTGTACCCCCCACTGATGGCCAGAAGAGCAGTCTGAGCACCAGCCCAGGTCAGGTCCTCAATATCAAACAGGAGCCAGAGGAGCAGCCCAGTCTGGGTTCCCTGGGTCTTCAGGAGATCACACTGGATGACG TGAATGAGATCATCGACAGAGACATCAGCAGCCTGAGCAGCAGCGTTCGACCCGACCAGTTTGACCAGTACGACTGGCAGCACGGCTCCAGCGGCGCCATGCGGTTCTGTGGAGGCCCTCAGTAG
- the pdcd2l gene encoding programmed cell death protein 2-like isoform X1, with translation MASPAQESTLIGLCDGAVDPKRHQSSFLTNKVGGQPDWQPVLRRQFPRCARCGAPLAHVVQVYCPLEASPYHRNLHLFACSGADCSGRSESWKALRSQCLESEVEPSKVAPAQEASLSASDWCDSADDWGAEEGGDGWGGVKPNRRVEDEPPAEDPAHSDMDVGSRLQVLRLGEPLMDTSLLRSFFISVLDESDLLGEGYDLDHAQELLREYESREGVTVGELNSKEGSGGEEKYEKTRAKHGDAVFSRFMKNISLCPQQILRYCRGGKPLFISEPPSNMAQVVSACASCGGSRTFELQLMPALVSLLQRTDGSAQLEFGTVLVYTCAQSCWKEGSASAVEEVCLVQTDPDQQLFK, from the exons ATGGCTTCGCCAGCTCAGGAGTCAACTCTGATCGGTTTGTGTGATGGCGCCGTGGACCCAAAGAGACATCAGTCATCGTTTCTGACCAACAAAGTCGGCGGTCAGCCGGACTGGCAGCCCGTCCTCCGCCGCCAGTTTCCCCGCTGTGCTCGCTGCGGAGCTCCGTTAGCCCATGTGGTGCAGGTATACTGCCCCCTGGAGGCCTCTCCCTACCACAGAAACCTCCACCTGTTTGCCTGCTCGGGTGCCGACTGCAGTGGGCGGTCGGAATCCTGGAAGGCGCTGCGGTCTCAGTGTTTGGAGTCGGAGGTGGAACCCAGCAAGGTCGCGCCGGCTCAGGAGGCTTCTCTGTCGGCTAGTGACTGGTGCGACAGCGCCGATGATTggggggcggaggagggaggtgacGGATGGGGAGGAGTGAAGCCCAACAGACGGGTTGAGGACGAGCCGCCAG CAGAAGATCCAGCACACAGCGACATGGACGTTGGGAGCAGACTTCAGGTCCTCCGTTTGGGTGAACCCCTTATGGACACTTCCCTCCTCCGCTCGTTCTTCATCAGTGTGCTGGACGAGTCCGATCTGTTGGGAGAGGGCTACGACCTGGACCACgctcaggagctgctgagggagTACGAGAGCAGAGAGGGGGTGACAGTGGGGGAGCTGAACAGCAAGGAAGGCAGCGGTGGGGAGGAGAAATACGAGAAGACCAGGGCCAAACACGGAGATGCCGTCTTCTCCAGATTCATGAAGAACATCTCACTGTGCCCACAGCAGATCCTGCGCTACTGCCGCGGCGGGAAGCCGCTCTTCATCTCTGAGCCACCATCCAACATGGCTCAGGTGGTGTCAGCGTGTGCTTCCTGTGGCGGCTCCAGGAcctttgagctgcagctgatgccgGCTCTGGTCAGTCTGCTGCAGAGGACGGACGGCAGCGCACAGCTGGAGTTCGGGACCGTCCTGGTTTACACCTGcgcacagagctgctggaaaGAAGGATCGGCatcagctgtggaggaggtgtgCTTGGTTCAGACAGACCCGGACCAGCAGCTGTTTAAATGA
- the pdcd2l gene encoding programmed cell death protein 2-like isoform X2, whose translation MASPAQESTLIGLCDGAVDPKRHQSSFLTNKVGGQPDWQPVLRRQFPRCARCGAPLAHVVQVYCPLEASPYHRNLHLFACSGADCSGRSESWKALRSQCLESEVEPSKVAPAQEASLSASDWCDSADDWGAEEGGDGWGGVKPNRRVEDEPPEDPAHSDMDVGSRLQVLRLGEPLMDTSLLRSFFISVLDESDLLGEGYDLDHAQELLREYESREGVTVGELNSKEGSGGEEKYEKTRAKHGDAVFSRFMKNISLCPQQILRYCRGGKPLFISEPPSNMAQVVSACASCGGSRTFELQLMPALVSLLQRTDGSAQLEFGTVLVYTCAQSCWKEGSASAVEEVCLVQTDPDQQLFK comes from the exons ATGGCTTCGCCAGCTCAGGAGTCAACTCTGATCGGTTTGTGTGATGGCGCCGTGGACCCAAAGAGACATCAGTCATCGTTTCTGACCAACAAAGTCGGCGGTCAGCCGGACTGGCAGCCCGTCCTCCGCCGCCAGTTTCCCCGCTGTGCTCGCTGCGGAGCTCCGTTAGCCCATGTGGTGCAGGTATACTGCCCCCTGGAGGCCTCTCCCTACCACAGAAACCTCCACCTGTTTGCCTGCTCGGGTGCCGACTGCAGTGGGCGGTCGGAATCCTGGAAGGCGCTGCGGTCTCAGTGTTTGGAGTCGGAGGTGGAACCCAGCAAGGTCGCGCCGGCTCAGGAGGCTTCTCTGTCGGCTAGTGACTGGTGCGACAGCGCCGATGATTggggggcggaggagggaggtgacGGATGGGGAGGAGTGAAGCCCAACAGACGGGTTGAGGACGAGCCGCCAG AAGATCCAGCACACAGCGACATGGACGTTGGGAGCAGACTTCAGGTCCTCCGTTTGGGTGAACCCCTTATGGACACTTCCCTCCTCCGCTCGTTCTTCATCAGTGTGCTGGACGAGTCCGATCTGTTGGGAGAGGGCTACGACCTGGACCACgctcaggagctgctgagggagTACGAGAGCAGAGAGGGGGTGACAGTGGGGGAGCTGAACAGCAAGGAAGGCAGCGGTGGGGAGGAGAAATACGAGAAGACCAGGGCCAAACACGGAGATGCCGTCTTCTCCAGATTCATGAAGAACATCTCACTGTGCCCACAGCAGATCCTGCGCTACTGCCGCGGCGGGAAGCCGCTCTTCATCTCTGAGCCACCATCCAACATGGCTCAGGTGGTGTCAGCGTGTGCTTCCTGTGGCGGCTCCAGGAcctttgagctgcagctgatgccgGCTCTGGTCAGTCTGCTGCAGAGGACGGACGGCAGCGCACAGCTGGAGTTCGGGACCGTCCTGGTTTACACCTGcgcacagagctgctggaaaGAAGGATCGGCatcagctgtggaggaggtgtgCTTGGTTCAGACAGACCCGGACCAGCAGCTGTTTAAATGA